One window of Dyadobacter sandarakinus genomic DNA carries:
- the cysS gene encoding cysteine--tRNA ligase — MAAQTFQPLRIFNTLTRHKDVFVPIAPPYVGMYVCGPTVYNNVHLGNIRTFLSFDILYRYLTYIGYKVRYVRNITDVGHLVGDGEEGEDKIGKMAKLQKLEPMEIVQRYTNDFHDVSATFNLLPPSIEPTATGHLIEQIQAVESLIEKGVAYESNGSVYFDINQYQADGNDYGKLSGRVIEDLLNETRELDGQAEKRNPLDFALWKKASPEHIMQWDSPWSRGFPGWHLECTCMSAKYLGKQFDIHGGGMDLKFPHHECEIAQGKSLTGEEPVRYWMHTNMLTVNGQKMSKSLNNSFLPAQLFTGNHALLEQAYSPMTVRFFMLQSQYRSTLDFSNDALKAAQKGYKRLANGIRNAKVMVFEEEEGVAPDAAKIADIEKAVEGFYAAMNDDLNTAVAFANLFNLLKYINMITMGQLKTAALGEHAFNSLRHNFITFFEDVLGLKEELAEGYAVLEGMLALYREFKTARNYEKVDEIRSYFKNQGLVIRDTKIKVDWAYEE, encoded by the coding sequence ATGGCCGCTCAAACTTTCCAGCCTCTTCGCATTTTTAATACTCTTACCCGGCATAAAGATGTATTTGTCCCGATAGCACCTCCTTATGTCGGCATGTACGTGTGCGGACCTACGGTTTATAACAATGTGCACCTGGGCAACATTCGTACATTTCTTTCATTTGACATCCTTTACCGCTACCTGACGTACATCGGGTACAAGGTCCGGTATGTTCGTAATATTACCGACGTAGGCCACCTCGTGGGTGATGGCGAGGAAGGTGAGGATAAGATCGGCAAAATGGCCAAGCTGCAAAAGCTGGAACCGATGGAGATCGTGCAGCGGTACACCAATGATTTTCATGATGTATCGGCTACATTCAACCTGCTTCCGCCCAGCATCGAACCTACTGCAACCGGGCACCTCATTGAGCAGATTCAGGCTGTGGAAAGCCTGATTGAGAAGGGTGTTGCCTATGAATCCAATGGTTCCGTGTACTTCGACATCAACCAATACCAGGCAGACGGAAATGACTATGGCAAGCTTTCGGGCCGGGTCATCGAAGACCTGCTCAATGAAACCCGCGAGCTCGACGGCCAGGCAGAAAAACGAAATCCGCTGGACTTTGCATTGTGGAAAAAAGCCAGTCCTGAGCACATCATGCAGTGGGACTCACCATGGAGCCGCGGCTTTCCGGGCTGGCACCTTGAATGTACCTGCATGAGCGCCAAGTACCTCGGCAAGCAGTTTGATATCCACGGCGGGGGAATGGATCTTAAGTTTCCTCACCACGAATGTGAAATTGCACAGGGCAAATCACTGACCGGCGAAGAACCTGTCCGGTACTGGATGCATACCAATATGCTTACGGTTAACGGACAAAAAATGTCCAAGTCGCTGAACAATTCCTTCCTTCCCGCGCAGCTTTTTACCGGTAACCACGCCCTGCTCGAACAGGCTTACAGCCCTATGACTGTGCGCTTTTTCATGCTGCAAAGCCAGTACCGCAGTACACTCGACTTTTCAAATGATGCTTTAAAAGCCGCACAAAAAGGTTATAAACGTCTTGCAAATGGTATCCGGAATGCCAAAGTAATGGTATTTGAGGAAGAGGAAGGGGTAGCACCTGACGCTGCCAAAATTGCAGATATAGAAAAGGCTGTCGAGGGGTTTTATGCCGCTATGAACGATGACCTGAACACCGCGGTAGCTTTTGCAAATTTGTTCAATCTCCTGAAGTACATTAACATGATTACCATGGGCCAGCTGAAAACAGCTGCTTTGGGAGAGCATGCATTCAACTCGCTGCGGCACAACTTCATTACTTTTTTTGAAGATGTACTCGGATTGAAAGAAGAACTGGCCGAAGGATACGCTGTGCTCGAAGGCATGCTGGCGCTTTACCGGGAATTTAAAACAGCCCGCAACTACGAAAAAGTAGATGAAATCCGTTCTTACTTCAAAAATCAGGGTCTGGTGATCCGGGATACCAAGATAAAGGTAGACTGGGCCTACGAGGAATAA
- a CDS encoding M28 family peptidase, with product MQLIPGSFSRKILSSVFILTIVLTGCNNQESSEKTAEQAPALVKAPAFNADSAYAFVQKQVDFGPRVPNTPAHKATGDYLAAKLKALGMQVTEQNFVATTYDGKKLNARNIIGSYNPGAQKRILLASHWDSRPFADQDSVAKTKPVLAANDGASGVGIILEVARVISLQASKPDIGVDVIFFDAEDWGNSDEATGEYGGYCLGSQYWAKNKHVPGYTAYFGVLLDMAGAKGATFLKEGYSVQLADNVVRQVWNTASRLGYSNFFIDQRGSSITDDHLPVNRDAHIPMIDIIHTQQNNLAHTFFDQWHTADDTMEHIDPKTLHAVGQTLIQVIYQEAQDQPL from the coding sequence ATGCAACTCATTCCCGGCTCGTTTTCCAGGAAAATACTGTCTTCCGTTTTTATCCTGACGATCGTCCTCACAGGCTGCAACAATCAGGAAAGTTCTGAAAAAACAGCTGAGCAGGCTCCTGCACTCGTCAAAGCTCCGGCCTTCAATGCCGATTCGGCTTATGCTTTTGTTCAGAAACAGGTTGACTTTGGTCCCCGGGTACCTAATACCCCGGCCCACAAAGCCACTGGTGACTACCTGGCGGCAAAGCTGAAAGCATTGGGTATGCAGGTAACCGAGCAAAATTTTGTCGCAACCACTTACGACGGCAAAAAGCTTAATGCCCGCAACATCATCGGATCGTATAACCCCGGTGCACAAAAACGCATTCTTCTGGCCTCCCACTGGGATTCCCGCCCGTTTGCAGACCAGGATTCTGTGGCCAAAACCAAGCCTGTACTGGCCGCTAATGACGGTGCGAGCGGCGTAGGGATTATCCTTGAAGTCGCACGTGTGATCTCTTTACAGGCAAGTAAGCCTGACATTGGAGTAGACGTGATTTTCTTTGATGCCGAAGACTGGGGTAATTCAGACGAAGCTACCGGCGAGTACGGCGGGTATTGCCTGGGTTCGCAGTATTGGGCCAAAAACAAGCATGTTCCCGGCTACACTGCCTACTTTGGCGTACTGCTGGACATGGCCGGGGCCAAAGGCGCTACCTTCCTCAAAGAAGGTTATTCTGTACAATTAGCGGATAATGTGGTAAGACAGGTCTGGAATACGGCAAGCCGGCTGGGCTACAGTAACTTCTTTATCGATCAGCGGGGATCTTCCATTACCGACGATCACCTGCCGGTAAACCGCGATGCACATATTCCGATGATCGATATCATTCACACGCAGCAGAATAACCTGGCACATACTTTCTTCGACCAGTGGCACACTGCAGACGATACCATGGAGCATATCGACCCTAAAACATTGCATGCCGTGGGCCAAACGCTGATCCAGGTTATCTATCAGGAGGCGCAGGATCAGCCTTTGTAA
- the pbpC gene encoding penicillin-binding protein 1C yields MRNKLRKAGATLLIVIALMLLVDWLSPFRPQISYATQILDNKGNVIHAFLNQSDKWRLYADAADITPVLQKTLVYKEDRYFYLHPGVNPLAVVRAVAGNVISGKRSSGASTITMQVVRLIEPRPRTYGSKLVEVWRALQLEMHFTKKEILQMYLNLVPYGGNIEGIKAASLLYFGKPPQLLSLAEITALTIVPNRPSGLRPGTRNDELAAARNTWLKRFAEDGLFDQATIESAMNEPLKVRRLSAPAFAPHLAQRMKPESAGPAVIRTFIDMRLQMQVEEQVSAYINRLKNIGIHNAAVLVVNNESMKVEAYVGSASFANPFDGGQVDGIRSVRSPGSTLKPLLYASAFDKGTLTPKSVINDVPGSYNGYEPENFDGRFNGPVTAEFALANSLNIPAVKTLKDVSTPALIAQLRKAGFKTIEKQAGNLGLSMILGGCGVTLEELTRLFAGFANQGIVHQLRYSHSLEKDQGTPVISKEAAFMITQILSQVTRPDLPSNFGNTYHLPRIAWKTGTSYGKRDAWSIGYNKRYTVGVWVGNFSGTGVPELSGANTATPLLFSIFNVLDYNSPKGWYRSPANLALRKVCPVSGDVPSEFCEHPVLDQYITGVSKNERCAHLRPVFTDIPEKISYCTYCLPESAFRKTLYPQLVPELIAFYEAQGIPYRKIPPHNPACERVFDSGAPLIVSPNDGSEYYLDSQNAQQLELACQPANDAQEIFWYVNDQLAGRTPPGKGLFVTPPQGRVKISCSDDKGRNADIHITVRRN; encoded by the coding sequence ATGAGAAACAAACTTCGGAAAGCAGGAGCTACTTTGCTGATTGTCATAGCATTGATGTTGCTTGTTGACTGGCTTTCCCCTTTCCGTCCTCAAATCAGTTACGCTACCCAGATCCTGGATAACAAGGGCAATGTTATCCATGCTTTTCTGAACCAATCAGATAAATGGAGGTTGTATGCTGATGCAGCGGATATTACCCCTGTTTTGCAAAAAACACTCGTTTATAAAGAAGACCGGTACTTTTACCTGCATCCCGGAGTCAATCCCCTGGCAGTTGTGCGGGCAGTTGCAGGCAATGTAATTTCGGGTAAAAGGAGCTCGGGTGCTTCCACAATTACCATGCAGGTAGTGCGCCTGATAGAGCCGCGGCCAAGGACTTACGGCAGCAAGCTGGTGGAAGTGTGGCGGGCTTTGCAGCTTGAAATGCATTTTACCAAAAAAGAAATATTGCAGATGTACCTCAACCTGGTTCCCTATGGAGGTAACATTGAGGGGATCAAAGCTGCTTCATTATTGTACTTCGGAAAACCGCCCCAGCTGCTCAGCCTGGCCGAGATTACGGCACTGACGATCGTTCCCAACCGCCCCTCCGGTCTGCGACCGGGTACAAGAAATGACGAACTTGCCGCCGCCCGGAATACCTGGTTGAAAAGGTTTGCGGAAGATGGGCTCTTTGATCAGGCAACCATTGAAAGTGCCATGAACGAACCGCTCAAAGTCAGGCGGCTGAGCGCACCGGCCTTTGCACCGCACCTGGCCCAAAGGATGAAACCGGAGAGTGCCGGTCCCGCAGTGATCCGTACTTTCATTGACATGCGGCTGCAAATGCAGGTGGAGGAGCAGGTAAGTGCTTATATAAACCGTCTCAAAAACATTGGCATACACAATGCAGCTGTGCTGGTGGTGAACAATGAGTCAATGAAGGTAGAGGCCTATGTAGGATCGGCCAGCTTTGCCAATCCATTCGATGGGGGACAAGTGGACGGTATCCGCTCAGTACGCTCGCCGGGAAGTACGCTCAAACCACTGCTGTATGCTTCGGCTTTTGACAAAGGAACACTCACACCCAAATCGGTTATCAATGATGTTCCGGGAAGTTACAATGGATATGAGCCCGAGAACTTCGACGGTAGGTTTAACGGACCCGTCACGGCCGAATTTGCACTGGCCAATTCACTTAATATTCCGGCGGTCAAAACATTAAAGGATGTGAGTACCCCTGCATTGATCGCACAGTTACGGAAAGCAGGGTTTAAAACGATTGAAAAACAGGCGGGAAATCTGGGATTATCCATGATCCTTGGCGGGTGCGGAGTTACGCTGGAGGAGCTCACAAGACTTTTCGCAGGATTTGCCAACCAGGGCATTGTACATCAGCTGCGTTACAGCCATAGTTTGGAAAAAGATCAGGGTACGCCTGTGATCTCCAAAGAAGCCGCATTTATGATCACGCAGATCCTGTCCCAGGTTACCCGGCCTGACCTTCCCAGCAACTTTGGCAACACCTACCATTTGCCGCGCATTGCGTGGAAAACGGGTACTTCCTACGGCAAACGCGATGCCTGGAGTATAGGTTATAATAAAAGGTATACGGTAGGCGTGTGGGTCGGCAACTTTTCCGGTACAGGAGTACCTGAGCTCAGCGGAGCAAATACGGCCACACCTTTGCTGTTTTCAATTTTCAATGTGCTGGATTACAATTCACCCAAGGGCTGGTACCGGTCGCCGGCCAATCTTGCATTGCGGAAAGTCTGCCCGGTAAGCGGCGATGTTCCCTCGGAGTTTTGCGAGCACCCGGTTCTTGACCAGTACATTACAGGAGTTTCAAAAAATGAACGATGTGCGCACCTCAGGCCTGTTTTCACGGATATTCCGGAAAAAATATCCTACTGTACCTACTGCCTGCCCGAATCCGCTTTCAGGAAAACCCTCTATCCGCAGCTCGTTCCGGAACTGATTGCATTTTATGAAGCGCAAGGTATTCCATATCGTAAAATTCCGCCGCACAACCCGGCTTGCGAACGTGTATTTGACAGCGGGGCACCATTAATTGTCAGTCCTAATGACGGAAGTGAATATTACCTGGACAGCCAGAATGCCCAGCAGCTCGAACTGGCCTGCCAGCCTGCGAATGATGCGCAGGAAATTTTCTGGTATGTTAATGATCAGCTCGCCGGCCGTACCCCGCCCGGAAAAGGCTTGTTTGTGACGCCACCACAGGGAAGAGTGAAAATATCATGCAGTGATGACAAAGGCCGCAATGCAGACATTCACATTACAGTACGCAGGAACTAG
- the glpK gene encoding glycerol kinase GlpK — protein sequence MSKYIAAIDQGTTSTRCILFNHQGQIVSVGQKEHSQIYPNPGWVEHNPVEIWKNTLEVIALARIQASATSADIAAIGITNQRETTVVWNKRTGRPYYNALVWQDTRTSDLVTQFEKEGGLNRFREKTGLPLSTYFSGLKLKWLLENVTNLREDAEKGEALFGNMDTFLIWHLTGGVQGGIHVTDVSNASRTQLMNLRSLQWDADMLAAYDIPAQMLPEIRSSSEVYGHVTNEILPGVPVAGDLGDQHAALVGQTCFTPGMAKNTYGTGCFLVMNTGGELKTSENGLLSTIAYQFAGQPVQYALEGSVAVTGALVQWVRDNLGLIDKSSDIETLARTVQDNGGAYFVPAFSGLYAPYWRNDARGVIAGLTRYVNKGHIARAVLEATAYQTLDVVRAMEQDSGITLASLRVDGGMVQNQLLMQFQADILNTQVVAPTIAETTALGAAYAAGLAVGYWQNIDELKQNWSVAHTWNPQMEEPQRTNLHKGWQKAVTKSYDWV from the coding sequence ATGTCCAAATACATCGCCGCCATTGACCAGGGTACCACCAGTACCCGCTGCATTCTTTTCAATCATCAGGGACAGATCGTCTCCGTAGGTCAGAAAGAGCATTCCCAGATTTACCCGAACCCGGGCTGGGTGGAACACAATCCGGTTGAAATTTGGAAAAATACGCTTGAAGTCATTGCTCTGGCCCGGATTCAGGCGTCGGCAACTTCGGCGGATATTGCTGCCATAGGGATCACTAACCAGCGTGAAACCACCGTAGTCTGGAATAAACGTACCGGCAGGCCGTACTATAATGCACTGGTTTGGCAGGATACACGTACTTCCGACCTGGTGACGCAATTTGAAAAAGAAGGCGGGCTGAACCGCTTCCGTGAAAAAACCGGACTGCCTCTTTCCACTTACTTCAGCGGATTAAAGCTGAAATGGCTGCTGGAAAATGTTACAAACCTGAGGGAAGACGCTGAAAAAGGCGAGGCGCTTTTCGGCAATATGGACACCTTCCTGATCTGGCATCTCACAGGCGGCGTGCAGGGCGGCATTCACGTGACCGATGTTTCCAATGCAAGCCGCACGCAGCTCATGAATCTTCGGTCACTGCAGTGGGATGCGGATATGCTGGCAGCGTATGATATTCCGGCGCAAATGCTCCCGGAAATCCGTTCCAGCAGTGAGGTATACGGACATGTTACCAATGAAATCCTGCCTGGCGTGCCCGTAGCGGGCGATCTGGGCGACCAGCATGCGGCATTGGTGGGACAAACCTGCTTTACGCCGGGTATGGCCAAAAATACCTATGGTACCGGGTGCTTTCTGGTGATGAATACAGGCGGGGAACTTAAAACATCGGAAAATGGCCTGTTGTCAACCATCGCCTACCAGTTTGCAGGACAGCCTGTACAATATGCTCTGGAAGGAAGTGTGGCCGTGACAGGCGCGCTGGTTCAGTGGGTCCGCGACAACCTTGGTTTGATCGACAAAAGCAGTGATATTGAAACCCTCGCCAGAACCGTTCAGGACAATGGAGGTGCGTATTTCGTACCCGCATTTTCAGGATTGTACGCACCTTACTGGCGTAATGATGCCCGGGGCGTTATTGCGGGCCTGACGCGCTACGTCAACAAAGGTCACATTGCCAGGGCAGTACTCGAAGCAACTGCCTACCAGACCCTCGATGTGGTACGGGCCATGGAACAAGATTCCGGCATTACGCTTGCCTCCCTGCGTGTGGATGGCGGTATGGTACAAAACCAGCTGCTCATGCAATTTCAGGCGGATATCCTGAACACCCAGGTTGTGGCGCCTACCATTGCCGAAACTACTGCCTTGGGCGCAGCCTACGCAGCGGGTCTGGCCGTAGGCTACTGGCAAAACATCGACGAGCTCAAACAAAACTGGTCTGTAGCCCACACCTGGAACCCGCAAATGGAAGAGCCCCAACGCACAAACCTGCACAAAGGCTGGCAAAAGGCGGTTACGAAATCTTATGATTGGGTTTAA
- a CDS encoding outer membrane beta-barrel protein, with protein sequence MKGITSFWIQAVILFVLAGCSAMGQGVRFGVKGGVNVSDFYVRTNAYNGALKNVWKPLVLSNIGVAAEKRFSTLLGLQGEVLYTINGSNLQFSKSYAHFLSIPIVLNIRPAKWLVLEVGPQGSFIYKSKKSVLFINTDFDLSAVIGCRIQASSSLDIGLRFVQGIAPLGLFSIAENNGNIKNVHDFYNRNLQLSASYWFGK encoded by the coding sequence ATGAAGGGAATTACATCTTTTTGGATTCAGGCTGTGATTTTGTTTGTTTTGGCGGGTTGTTCAGCGATGGGTCAGGGCGTAAGGTTTGGAGTCAAAGGTGGAGTGAATGTTTCTGATTTTTATGTCAGGACGAATGCGTACAATGGTGCTTTAAAGAATGTCTGGAAGCCACTGGTACTTTCTAATATAGGCGTTGCTGCAGAGAAAAGGTTTAGTACCTTACTAGGGCTTCAAGGCGAGGTATTGTATACAATTAACGGGAGCAATCTTCAATTCTCGAAATCCTACGCGCATTTCCTGTCCATCCCTATAGTATTGAATATTCGGCCTGCAAAATGGCTTGTTTTAGAAGTTGGGCCGCAGGGAAGTTTTATTTACAAGTCAAAAAAATCGGTGTTGTTTATAAATACTGACTTTGACCTTTCTGCCGTAATCGGCTGCCGCATTCAGGCGTCGTCTTCATTGGATATTGGCCTTCGGTTCGTACAAGGCATAGCACCCCTTGGTCTATTTTCAATCGCCGAAAACAACGGCAACATTAAGAATGTCCATGACTTTTATAATAGGAACTTGCAGTTGTCGGCGAGTTACTGGTTTGGTAAATAG
- a CDS encoding 3'-5' exonuclease translates to MHTLRLKKPLAFFDLETTGTNIVRDRIVEISVVKALPNGESEIRTRRINPEMPIPLETSLIHGIYDEDVKDAPTFKSIAKNLTQFLEGCDLAGFNSNRFDIPMLVEEFLRAGVEFDLKNRKTVDTQRIYHMMEPRNLAAAYKFYCGKTLENAHSAEADTIATFEVLQGQIARYEGMVMIDGHGKEIEPVKNDVAALHELTASKVVDFAGRMAYNDKGEEVFNFGKHNGKRVVDILKSEPSFFDWMMKGEFPLDTKRKLTEIKLRTLTQR, encoded by the coding sequence ATGCATACCCTCCGCCTGAAAAAGCCACTGGCTTTTTTTGACCTGGAAACTACCGGCACCAATATTGTCCGGGACCGTATTGTAGAGATATCCGTTGTAAAAGCACTGCCCAACGGAGAAAGCGAGATCCGTACCCGCCGCATTAATCCCGAAATGCCCATTCCGCTGGAAACCAGTCTGATCCACGGCATTTACGACGAGGATGTAAAGGATGCCCCCACATTTAAGAGCATTGCCAAAAATCTCACCCAGTTTCTTGAAGGCTGTGACCTGGCCGGTTTTAACAGCAACCGTTTTGATATTCCCATGCTCGTAGAGGAATTCCTGCGGGCAGGTGTTGAATTTGACCTGAAAAACAGGAAAACTGTTGATACCCAGCGTATCTACCACATGATGGAGCCCCGGAACCTGGCAGCAGCCTATAAATTCTACTGCGGGAAAACACTTGAAAATGCGCACAGTGCTGAGGCTGATACCATTGCCACCTTCGAGGTTTTACAGGGACAGATTGCCCGGTACGAGGGTATGGTCATGATCGATGGTCACGGCAAAGAGATCGAACCGGTCAAAAATGACGTTGCTGCGCTGCATGAGCTCACGGCATCCAAGGTGGTTGATTTTGCGGGCAGAATGGCCTATAACGACAAGGGTGAGGAGGTTTTTAATTTTGGAAAACACAATGGAAAACGCGTGGTGGATATCCTGAAAAGCGAACCCTCGTTTTTTGACTGGATGATGAAGGGAGAGTTTCCACTGGATACCAAAAGAAAGCTTACGGAAATCAAATTGAGGACATTGACGCAGCGCTGA
- the nuoK gene encoding NADH-quinone oxidoreductase subunit NuoK: MIPNPNIPEVDIPAVIQNIPLQSYLILSTLLFVIGIIGVLTRRNAIIIFMSVELMLNAANLLLIAFSSYRSDPSGQVFVFFIMAVAAAEVAVGLAIIVMIYRNTRNTDVGFLNKLKW; the protein is encoded by the coding sequence ATGATTCCTAATCCTAATATCCCGGAAGTCGACATACCCGCGGTTATTCAGAATATTCCCCTTCAAAGCTATCTCATCCTTAGTACCCTGCTTTTTGTGATTGGTATCATTGGTGTACTTACCCGCCGCAATGCCATCATTATATTTATGTCCGTGGAGCTGATGCTCAATGCGGCCAACTTACTCCTGATTGCTTTTTCTTCTTACCGATCTGATCCCTCCGGTCAGGTTTTCGTGTTTTTTATTATGGCAGTAGCTGCGGCAGAAGTGGCTGTGGGCCTGGCGATTATTGTAATGATTTACCGCAATACCCGTAATACGGACGTCGGCTTCCTCAACAAGCTGAAGTGGTAG